The Acidobacteriaceae bacterium nucleotide sequence GGTTCGAGCACTATTGCAGCAGCGGTGCCTGCGACTTCAATTTCTCTGGCTATCCGCCATATTGCTTTTGACAATCGCGGCAATCTTTATATCGCCGATACGACCGATGGATACATCTGGTTCGTCGATGCCACAACGGGGTATATCCGTCTGATGCTCGGCAACTATGGTGGAACCATTGGAGGAGCAGCCACCGGCTGCGCAGCCTCTTCCGGAAACACCATCGGCGATGGCTGCCCCGGCGTACAGGCGATGCTGTACGGCACGAGCGCTACGTCCATCGGCGTTTCGCCGGACAACCAGGGCAACTTGTATATCAGCGATCCGCAGGGCGGTCCGGTGGCAAGCTCGCGCATCCGCAAGCAGCTTTCGGGGCTCAACTTCCCTGTCACCGCCAGCGGCGTGACGGTTACGCAATCCATCGACATTCACTTCGGAGCAGGAGACAGTGCTGCTGCGACGGGCGCTTACACCTTCGTCGGCACGACCAGCTTCGCGGCAGGCACGGCTACCTGCACCACAAATGCGGATACCACGGTTGACTGCATTCTTCCTGTTACGTACACCGCGACCAAGCCCGGCTACGATACAGGCACGCTCACCATCAAGAGCACTCTCGGTGGAGCTTCCGCGTACCTCGTCAGCGGAACGGGAACGGTCGCGAGCGTTGTAGTTGATCCGGGTCAGGTCACAGCACTTACCGCTACGGCCACCTCATCGCCTGCGAGCGTTCTTGTGGGTGGAGGCGGCATCACCTACATTGCCGACACAGCGAACAACCGCATTCTGGCGGTCAATGGTTCCACCACCACCGTCTTTGCCGGAACCGGCACGGCGGGCTACTCCGGCGATAGTGGCCTGGCGACTTCCGCAGCCCTCAATGGCCCGACCGCTATGGCTATCGGCACCGGCGGCTCCCTGCTTATTGCAGACACCGGCAACAATGTTATCCGCCGCGTGAGCCGTGCTACCGGCATCATCACGACCTACGCTGGTGGAGCTTCTTCCGTCTGCTCGACAGCAACAAACACGCGCGGCGATGCCTGCCTCGCGACCTCCGCGCTCTTCTCCAAGCCCGCAGGCCTGGCGGTCGATCGCTATGGTGTGGCTTACATCTCGGACACAGGCAACAACGTTATTCGCCAGGTCGACCTCAACGGCTATGTCTCGACATTTGCCGGTGGAGGAACGCCGTGCGCAACCTCGGCTGGAGCAGTCGACGTACAGGGTGATGGCTGCCCGGCGACGCAGACGACCTTCTCTTCGCCAGCAGCGATCGCCTATGACCAGACGGGCAACTATCTCGTCGTAGCCGATACAGGTAATAGCCTCGTTCGCAAGATTAACCTGGGGAACGTGGTTACGGCTTCCTCTGCAAACGTTGGTCTTGCCGTTGCCAACCCAGTCGTTCTCGTGGCTGGTAACGGGCAGGCAGGCTCCACGGTGGACTCCAGCAGCCTGGCAACGAACTCGCAACTCAACACGCCCAAGGGCGTGACGGTGGATGCGGCGTCCAACATCTACATCGCAGACACCGGCAACCACGCCGTCCGTCTCGTCACTCCTGCGGGGCTTATCTCCACCGTTGGCGGCATTCTTGGCGCTTCAGGAGCCACCGCTCTTCCAGCGGCGTCAACTGACTTGCTGATGAACTCGCCTGCAGGCATCGCCGTCAGCTCCACCGGTCAACTTGTTATCGCAGACACTGCCAATAGCCGCGTGCTTGCCGATGCTCGTTCCTCCACCTCGTATAACTTCGGACGCGTGCAGCCTGCCAGCACCAGCACGACGCAGAACTTCGTTGAGCTGAATGTTGGTACCCTCGCCAATACTCTTCCCTCCACGCTGACAAGCACCGGCGACACGTCCAGCTTCTCTCTCATATCGAGCAGCACAGGCGGTTGCAGCGGAGCGACTCTCAGCATCGGTGGCAGCTGCAGCCTGATCGGAAGCTTCCTGCCTGCGACGACCGGAACGTTCTCCGCCAGCTACACCTATACGGAGTCGGGTTCCACAGCAATCGCCACACCCACCATCACCCTCACCGGCACCGGTGCGATCCTGACCACGACCTCAGCCGTTGTGGCGCAGAGCGCACCGACCACCGGCAATGCCCAGTACGGCGGCTCCCTCACGCTAACCGTTACAGTGGCAGCCTCGACCTGCAACACAGCAGCTCCAAGCTGCGTCCCCACGGGCACGGCGCGCATCATCGTCGACGGCGTGGCAGGCACTCCCACCACACTCACCTCAGCAGGAACGGCCTCTGGAACCTTCAGCGGTCTGGCTGTTGGAGCGCACACGGTCTCCTGCTCGTACTCAGGCGACGGCTTCTACGCTGCGGCGTCGTGCCCGTCGGTGACGATCACGGTTGCCCCTGCGTCCACAACCTCTCTGCTCACGATTTCAGCGAACAATATGCCGCAGTTCAGCTCGATCGTACTCACGGCCACCGTAACCTCAAACACCTCCGGTATCCCAACCGGCACGGTCAGTTTCTCCGCGACAAGCACTTCAGGAGGAGCAGCGACAAGCATCGGCTCTTCGTCACTGAATGCAAGTGGCGTGGCTACCTTCACTATGCAGCAGGTACTTGACTCCACCGGAGCGCAGACATCGAACAGCACGCTGGTACCGGGAACGTACAACCTCTCCTGCACCTACAACGGCTCGTCAAACTTCGCGACCTCCTCCTGCACGAACGTTTCGTTCACCGTGGTTGCAGACCCAGCTTCCTTGACGCTTGTCACGAAGGGCTGCTCCACGGCCGCGACCGCAGCAACCGTTACCAGCGCCCCCAACCAGGGAGCCACCTGCCCCAGCGCACTGTTCATCAGCGGCATTCCTGCTGTGGCAACAGCTCAGGGTTCGACGACGGATGCGGCAATCTTCATTACGCCGTCCAACACGCTAAGCGGCAAGCTCACCTTTGCCTGCTCAGGCCTGCCAACGTTTGCGACCTGCACGTTCGCCACCGCGCAGGGATCGTCCTACACCCTCACGGCTGGTACGGCGTATGTGCCGCCGATCCCCCTCGACGTCACGCTCTGGACCGACGTCAAGGACTCTGCCTCGAACACACAGCCGATGCTGCCGGGCAATCGGAGCAGCCACACAGATCTTGCGATGCTGCTTGGATGGCCACTCGGTCTGCTTGGCTTCGCAGGGCTCGCTGCCTCACGCCGCAAGCTGCGTAAGAACGCGTTCCTCGCAGCGATTCCGCTGGCCATGCTCCTCCTAGGAGGCTCCATGCTCGCGGGAGGTTGCGCAGGCCCGGGGAACTACACGCCGAACCTGACGCCAGCGGGACAGTACCCGGTCACCATCACGATCACCGGTCCCAATGGTCTAACCGCTACGACGCAGGTCTACTTTGTCGTTACCAGCCCCGGCATTACCGGAGCCCAGTAAGTTAACGTAACTCAGAACCGAACGAAGAAGGCCGCCCACACGGGCGGCCTTCTTCGTTCTCTACGCTCTAGGATCTGACCTTACTCCCTGTCTTACTCAAAGCTGCGGTTCCAGCGCAGCAGAACGTGCGTCTCACGCTCAAAGCCCAGCGCACTGACGCTACCGGTGCTTAGCGCAAAGAGCCGGCCATTACCAGCAGGAAGCTTCAGCCAGCGCGCCGTCAGAATTCGCAGCACATGCGCATGGGCAAACAATGCCACCTTGCCGTCCGGGCCAGCCGCTTCCAGCGCACGGGCAATCACCTTATCGCAACGCTCGCCAACGGCATCAACGCTCTCGCCGCCGATGACGCCATCGTCCCAGACGTTCCAGTCAGGCTTGCCGAGCTCTTCGCGAATCTGCTTCGTCGACTTCCCTTCCGCCTCGCCGTAGTTCCACTCCATCAGGTGCGCGTCCACCTGCATCACGTCGCCGAATCCGGCGATCCTGCACGTTTCCTGCGCACGCTTCATGGGGGACACGATCACAGCGGAAAACTTCGTATCTTTCAGGAACGCACCCAACTCTTCGGCGCGAACACGCCCGTGCTCGGTCAGGTCAATATTCGTAGTGGACGTGTGGCGTCCGTCCAGCGACCACTCCGTCTCTCCGTGCCGTACCAGCCAAAGTTCTGCCTTACCTGCCATCATCAGCCCTGCCTTTCTTCTCAAGCACTAGGTTACCGCGCGTAGAGTTTCATCATCGCCGCCGCTGCGCCTTCGATAACAGAGTTTCGGTAAGCGTCGTCCATCGGAACCTGAATCCCGATCACACGCGGCCACACCAGTGGCTCTGTGACCAGACCGAAGAACTGCCACATCGCCAACTCTGCGTTCGGGACCCGTAAGATCTCCTTGCGGTCGAGCAGGCGAAGCCACTCCATCAGCTGCTCCATCAGCGGCAAGCGACCCGAGTTGTCCCCTGGGTGCTGCATCAACCCCGGAAACCGCGTGGACTCCGCAATGGCCAGCCGAACGTACGGAACCATCTCCTCTGCTGCCCAAAAGCTCGCAATCGCCATGGCGACCTCGCGGAGCGAGCCTTCCGGGTCGGCCACCGCATCCTCACTCCAGGTCACCTGCGGAAAGCCCTGCCAGAACAACTCAATCGCCGCACGAAAGACCGCTTCCTTGCCCTCAGGAAACTGGTTGTACAGCGTTCGCCGAGCCACCCCAGCGGCCTCGGCCATCCGGTCCATGCTCACGGAGTCGTAACCATCCTCCAGAAAAACGCGCATGGCCCCACGCAGAATCTTCTCGCGCGCGCCGCCAGATCTAACCGGCTCATTCACCTGAACTTCGCTCATCGTTATCCCCGCGTTCTGCAACATGAAGACCGCGCATCAAGACGCGCTGCACTCATCAGTCTACTTATTCACTGAAATCCTGCATCCTTTCCCTTGGGTAAGGCGTCAATAGAGTATATGCACTGCATAGTGCAGTGCATGTTTCGGAGAGCATTATGACAGACACACTCGATACACCCCACGAAGAACACACCGATATCTTTCGCCGTCACACGACCGCCATCTTCCTTGGCTTTATGTACACGACGCTGCTGATCACCGGCATTTATATGCTGATTCTGGGAGCAATCTGGTACATCGCGCGCTAAATCGGGTGCGATCCATCTTCGCCTTCTTTACGCCATTCCTTCTAAGTTCTACACTCTGGACATGGATTTCGAGCTCCAGACCGAATACTCTCCCCAGGGCGATCAGCCGCAGGCCATCCGTGAACTCGTCGCAGGCATCACCGCTGGCGAGAAAGACCAGGTTCTCCTCGGAGTCACCGGCTCCGGCAAGACCTTCACCATGGCGAAGGTTATCCAGGAGCTGAACCGCCCCGCGCTCATCCTCGCGCACAACAAGACCCTCGCCGCGCAGCTTTACCACGAGTTCAAGCAGTTCTTCCCCAACAACGCCGTCGAATACTTCGTCTCCTACTACGACTACTACCAGCCCGAGGCCTACATCCCCTCCGGCGACCTGTACATCGAGAAGGAATCGACCATCAACGACGAGCTCGACAAGCTGCGCCTCTCCGCCACGCGCTCCCTCTTCGAGCGCCGTGACTGCATCATCGTCTCTTCCGTCTCCTGCATCTACGGCCTCGGCTCGCCCGAAGCCTACTACGGCATGTTGATGCTCCTCGAGAAGGGCCAGAAGATCAAGCGCGAAGACATCACCCGCCGCCTCGTCGAAATCCTCTACGAGCGCAACGACGTCGACTTCCGCCGCGGCACCTTCCGCGTCCGCGGCGACATCATCGAGGTCTACCCCACCTACGACGAGAACGCCTTCCGCATCGAGCTCTTCGGCGACGAGATCGACGCCCTCTCGCAAATCGACCCGCTCTTCGGCACCGTCAAGCAGAAGTACTCCCGCCTGCCCATCTACCCGAAGTCCCACTACGTCGTGCAGCCCGAGCGCAAGACCTCTGCCATCAACTCCATCGTCTCCGAGCTCACCGAGTGGGAGGCACAGCTTGAAAAAGAAGGTCGCCTCGTCGAAGCCCAGCGCATCCACCAGCGCACCCGCTACGACCTCGAAATGATCAAGTCCGTCGGCTACTGCCACGGCATCGAGAACTACTCACGCCACTTCAGCGGTCGCCTTCCTGGCGAGCCGCCACCCACCCTCCTCGACTACTTCCCCAACGACTTCCTGCTCTTCATCGACGAATCGCACGTCACCGTCCCGCAGCTCCACGGCATGTGGCACGGCGACCGCTCACGCAAGCAGAACCTCGTCGACTACGGCTTCCGCCTCCCCTCCGCGATGGACAACCGCCCCCTCCGCTTCGAGGAGTTCGAAACCCGCACCGGCCAGATCATGTACGTCTCCGCCACGCCCGGCCCCTACGAGCTCACCAAGTCCGCCGGCGTCGTCGTCGAACAGATCATCCGCCCCACCGGCCTCGTCGACCCACCCGTCGAAATCCGCCCTGTCAAAGGCCAGATCGACGACCTCCTCGCCGAGATCCGCCTCCGCGCCGAGCGCAATCAGCGCGTCCTCGTCACCACCCTCACCAAGCGCATGGCCGAGGACCTCGCCAACTACTACACCGAAGTCGGCGTAAAGTGCCGCTACATGCACTCCGAGATCGACACCCTCGAGCGCATCCGCCTCCTCCGCGACCTCCGCAAAGGCGAGTACGACGTCCTCATCGGCATCAATCTCCTCCGCGAAGGCCTCGACCTTCCCGAAGTCTCCCTCGTCGCCATCCTCGACGCCGACAAAGAAGGCTTCCTACGCTCGCAGGGTTCGCTGATCCAAACCATCGGCCGCGCCGCCCGCAACGTCGAAGGCATCGCCATCCTCTACGCCGACAAAATGACGGACTCGATGCGCCGTGCGCTGGACGAAACCAGCCGCCGCCGCGAAAAGCAGCAAGCCTACAACACCGAACACGGCATCGAACCCCGCTCCGTCATCCGCTCGATCGACGACAGCCTGGCGACAATCCTGAAGGCCGACTACCAGGACCTTGCCGAAGAATCCGAAGACCCAGCGACGTTAAACTTCGCCAACCAACAAGAACTAGACGCCCACATCGTGAAGCTAGAAACCGAAATGCGCGAATCCGCCAAAAAATTCGAATTCGAACGCGCCGCCAAACTCCGCGACCAAGTCAAAGAACTCCGCACCAAGGAATTTCTATTTACGTAAACATCGAAAGACAGGGCGGGTAAAGCGAACAGAGGCCGACTGGCCTCTGTTCTTGTCCACTACCTCATGCAGAGGGTTTCAATCCACGCTCCTCGTGCGAGGAGCGACTTTTTGCAGTTCAACGATGCTTCGCCGCAAAGGTGATACAGATCACGATTTTACTTGACGTTAGAGGCTATTGCCTTTCTACTGCTCATCAGGTGACGCTATCCTCCATCTACTTCATGTAGAGGGAAGATATCTGGTACCGCCTGAGTGGTAGGACACTCAGGAACTCTCATTACCAGTTGCTCAGAAAGGACCTGCAATGGCAAAGACAACAGTCACTGTAAACCGTAGCGCAGTCACAGGAAAGTTCGTTACCCCAACATACGCGAAATCCCATCCACGTACTACTGAAACGGAGCACTACAGGAAGCCCAAGGGCAAGTGAAGGTTGGGTACCCCGTTCATGACGGTCTCATCGTCATGAGCTGGGGGGCTCTCACCCCACCCACTCCACGAACAAACCCGACACCCGAAACATCCCACCCGCTCATGGACAAACAACGTCCATGAACGGGGCACCCAATCCGGTTCTTTCCTATCCCCAACCAAATCACTCGGGTGCCCCATCCGTACACGGTCTCATCGTGGACGGGTGGGCAAGCACTCCCCTCAACCAGCCTCCACCTAAAAATCTCACCCGACCGAAACCCTCACCACACCAAACATCCACCCACCCGTCCGCATAAAACCGCGTACGGATGGGGCACCCAACTATCACTCGTCTAAAACGACTCCACCCGATACACTCCCTCCATGCCCACCGGTCTGAGACGCAGCCAACTCACAGGCAGCAACCACTTCCTCACCTTCAGTTGTTACAAGCGTCTCCCCTACCTCAACACCGATCACGCGCGCACGACCTTCCTCGAACAACTGGAAAAGCTCCGCCAACGCCACCAGTTCCGCGTCTTCGCCTACGTCCTCATGCCCGAGCACGTCCACCTACTCGTCTCCGAGCCAAAGAAATACATCCTCGCCACCACGCTCAACGTCCTGAAGCACGAAACCTCCCAACGCCTCAAGACCACACAAAAGCACTTCTGGCTAACCCGCTACCACGATTTCAACGTAGAAACCCACGACAAGTTCTTAGAGAAACTCCGCTACATCCACCGCAATCCAGTAGTCCGCGAGTTAGTAACTAGCCCCGAACAATATCCATGGAGCAGTCACAACCACTGGGCCACCGGCCAGCAAGAAATCGTAGAAATAGAATCCAGTTGGACATGGAACAAGCGCGAGCGCGAAGGCATCCCTCACTCCACGGTCTGGTAAGCATCACCACACCCCACCCGTTCGCATAAGATCGCGCACGGATGGGGCACCCAACACCCTCTCCCCTAAAAACCACCTCCCCAAACCCCCGGAACCCAAACTCCCGGGTGCCCCATCCGTACACGGTCTCATCGTGGACGGGTGGGCAGGCACTCCCCTCAACCGGCCTCCCCCAAGAATCCCACCTGACGACCCCACCAAGGGTCTAA carries:
- a CDS encoding Ig-like domain repeat protein; this translates as MRFAGIDFRQLSIFSFAALVLLAVPSSLRAQQAPQVLPYTVSTFAGPHAAYTVGAACGSRVALDTLGDGCYATDVSVGADPHDLRVDAKGNVYYIDNASLGYIHKINATTKIESMFLGSTTQSKACAAATDTYGDNCVSTDGAANNNPLILTTTSKVKTMRGMSIAPNGDILIGGYNDYYVHKISASTGIYSVVAGTGTSTTGATTGPALTTGIGSSRGAAADSNGTVYIADTAQSVIQQVANGQITLVTAPNTSVTKSATSGVLASTALVASPEDVAVDPNGNLYISDAGNNVVRAVYMGKGSLIGVSNPQTGYIYSIAGGGSGTYAIGSSTIAAAVPATSISLAIRHIAFDNRGNLYIADTTDGYIWFVDATTGYIRLMLGNYGGTIGGAATGCAASSGNTIGDGCPGVQAMLYGTSATSIGVSPDNQGNLYISDPQGGPVASSRIRKQLSGLNFPVTASGVTVTQSIDIHFGAGDSAAATGAYTFVGTTSFAAGTATCTTNADTTVDCILPVTYTATKPGYDTGTLTIKSTLGGASAYLVSGTGTVASVVVDPGQVTALTATATSSPASVLVGGGGITYIADTANNRILAVNGSTTTVFAGTGTAGYSGDSGLATSAALNGPTAMAIGTGGSLLIADTGNNVIRRVSRATGIITTYAGGASSVCSTATNTRGDACLATSALFSKPAGLAVDRYGVAYISDTGNNVIRQVDLNGYVSTFAGGGTPCATSAGAVDVQGDGCPATQTTFSSPAAIAYDQTGNYLVVADTGNSLVRKINLGNVVTASSANVGLAVANPVVLVAGNGQAGSTVDSSSLATNSQLNTPKGVTVDAASNIYIADTGNHAVRLVTPAGLISTVGGILGASGATALPAASTDLLMNSPAGIAVSSTGQLVIADTANSRVLADARSSTSYNFGRVQPASTSTTQNFVELNVGTLANTLPSTLTSTGDTSSFSLISSSTGGCSGATLSIGGSCSLIGSFLPATTGTFSASYTYTESGSTAIATPTITLTGTGAILTTTSAVVAQSAPTTGNAQYGGSLTLTVTVAASTCNTAAPSCVPTGTARIIVDGVAGTPTTLTSAGTASGTFSGLAVGAHTVSCSYSGDGFYAAASCPSVTITVAPASTTSLLTISANNMPQFSSIVLTATVTSNTSGIPTGTVSFSATSTSGGAATSIGSSSLNASGVATFTMQQVLDSTGAQTSNSTLVPGTYNLSCTYNGSSNFATSSCTNVSFTVVADPASLTLVTKGCSTAATAATVTSAPNQGATCPSALFISGIPAVATAQGSTTDAAIFITPSNTLSGKLTFACSGLPTFATCTFATAQGSSYTLTAGTAYVPPIPLDVTLWTDVKDSASNTQPMLPGNRSSHTDLAMLLGWPLGLLGFAGLAASRRKLRKNAFLAAIPLAMLLLGGSMLAGGCAGPGNYTPNLTPAGQYPVTITITGPNGLTATTQVYFVVTSPGITGAQ
- a CDS encoding histidine phosphatase family protein, which produces MMAGKAELWLVRHGETEWSLDGRHTSTTNIDLTEHGRVRAEELGAFLKDTKFSAVIVSPMKRAQETCRIAGFGDVMQVDAHLMEWNYGEAEGKSTKQIREELGKPDWNVWDDGVIGGESVDAVGERCDKVIARALEAAGPDGKVALFAHAHVLRILTARWLKLPAGNGRLFALSTGSVSALGFERETHVLLRWNRSFE
- a CDS encoding TetR/AcrR family transcriptional regulator; the protein is MSEVQVNEPVRSGGAREKILRGAMRVFLEDGYDSVSMDRMAEAAGVARRTLYNQFPEGKEAVFRAAIELFWQGFPQVTWSEDAVADPEGSLREVAMAIASFWAAEEMVPYVRLAIAESTRFPGLMQHPGDNSGRLPLMEQLMEWLRLLDRKEILRVPNAELAMWQFFGLVTEPLVWPRVIGIQVPMDDAYRNSVIEGAAAAMMKLYAR
- the uvrB gene encoding excinuclease ABC subunit UvrB, with the protein product MDFELQTEYSPQGDQPQAIRELVAGITAGEKDQVLLGVTGSGKTFTMAKVIQELNRPALILAHNKTLAAQLYHEFKQFFPNNAVEYFVSYYDYYQPEAYIPSGDLYIEKESTINDELDKLRLSATRSLFERRDCIIVSSVSCIYGLGSPEAYYGMLMLLEKGQKIKREDITRRLVEILYERNDVDFRRGTFRVRGDIIEVYPTYDENAFRIELFGDEIDALSQIDPLFGTVKQKYSRLPIYPKSHYVVQPERKTSAINSIVSELTEWEAQLEKEGRLVEAQRIHQRTRYDLEMIKSVGYCHGIENYSRHFSGRLPGEPPPTLLDYFPNDFLLFIDESHVTVPQLHGMWHGDRSRKQNLVDYGFRLPSAMDNRPLRFEEFETRTGQIMYVSATPGPYELTKSAGVVVEQIIRPTGLVDPPVEIRPVKGQIDDLLAEIRLRAERNQRVLVTTLTKRMAEDLANYYTEVGVKCRYMHSEIDTLERIRLLRDLRKGEYDVLIGINLLREGLDLPEVSLVAILDADKEGFLRSQGSLIQTIGRAARNVEGIAILYADKMTDSMRRALDETSRRREKQQAYNTEHGIEPRSVIRSIDDSLATILKADYQDLAEESEDPATLNFANQQELDAHIVKLETEMRESAKKFEFERAAKLRDQVKELRTKEFLFT
- a CDS encoding transposase, whose product is MPTGLRRSQLTGSNHFLTFSCYKRLPYLNTDHARTTFLEQLEKLRQRHQFRVFAYVLMPEHVHLLVSEPKKYILATTLNVLKHETSQRLKTTQKHFWLTRYHDFNVETHDKFLEKLRYIHRNPVVRELVTSPEQYPWSSHNHWATGQQEIVEIESSWTWNKREREGIPHSTVW